The DNA sequence TATAGGTATTACGATAGTATATTTAATACTAATTGTAATCAAAAACAACAATATATATTACTTTATAAATGAGAAGTTGCGAGAGTTAAATTTAAATCAAGATGAAAGTACTATACTTACAATGGCTAATGTTAAATATGAAAGCTATAAAAACATGTATCCTTATGCAGAAATAAACATGAATTCTTTTATAGAGGAGGTTATCTCAGACTTTTCTAAAGATAAAAAGATTATAATTGATGAAATAAAATTCATAAAAAATGCACCCTCTGTATGTATACTTTTAGGAGTATTAGGAACATTTGTAGGATTAACTATAACACTTGCAAGTATAGATAAAGGAGATATAATTAGCTCTATGACAAATGCTATTGGAAGTATGCAAATAGCATTTACAACTAGTATAGTAGGTATAGTATGTTCTATAATTTTAAACTCTTGTATTAAACTTAAAAATTGTGAAAATACACTGCTTCAATTAATGCTTAAAGTAGAAAATTTAATGACTGTTAAATCAAGTCATTCTAAAGGAGAAGTACTAGATTCTAAGTTAAATGAAATTAAAGTTTGTATACGTGATATAAGTAAAGCTATAAGTGCTATAGAAAGATTTGATAAAATTTCTAAAGACTTACATGATTTTAATGATGATTTTATATCTTCAATAGAGAAGTTAGGTATAATGTTAAATGGTTCTCATGAGTCAATAAAGACTTTCGATCAGAGTATTAGAAAGCTAGA is a window from the Paraclostridium sordellii genome containing:
- a CDS encoding MotA/TolQ/ExbB proton channel family protein, translating into MGKIIINLFTSVFTNPITITFIGITIVYLILIVIKNNNIYYFINEKLRELNLNQDESTILTMANVKYESYKNMYPYAEINMNSFIEEVISDFSKDKKIIIDEIKFIKNAPSVCILLGVLGTFVGLTITLASIDKGDIISSMTNAIGSMQIAFTTSIVGIVCSIILNSCIKLKNCENTLLQLMLKVENLMTVKSSHSKGEVLDSKLNEIKVCIRDISKAISAIERFDKISKDLHDFNDDFISSIEKLGIMLNGSHESIKTFDQSIRKLDKQFSILNLKFVKLFDTYESQSDIFSEIAVSIKESEKNIKFVNQSQTTIKDYIKDVNAGFALYERNIQDLMMKLINHENSLLVKENSIKNINVNLSSDINNLSKIINNQADSITNKLDLVFKYIDLYKEAMDISKAIEDNSDLLETFEEEKISKLDNLYELENTNQTFDLDELDEEELEYD